A genomic window from Candidatus Kouleothrix ribensis includes:
- a CDS encoding DNA translocase FtsK, producing the protein MANRTSTSRKPAAPRSRKPAARKRPAAPPAFEFSLRPEHQRELFALGLITVAAITIVFFLTGAAGAIGTTWVVLTQRLLGWGALLVPLALGLLGVAILWQERREDLQLTGATVLGTLLLLAALLALLEFALGVRTDEADQVGKGGGLVGYSLLQLALLIGRPATFLVYCVLGLAGVLLTFNITLRELVTGMRDGIARFWVTIWSTPGSRAADPSTAGARALPPAVDTPPFVPPPGLDEIVPTPIAARPTRASLFDRPEAKVKPAMPPKESPAQAKPGANTLLTSLLTGAPAHPAAPPAGVVQEPLEGFEVPATHHAWPLPTPELLESYVSGSITDDELKLKSRLIEDTLASFKVEAQVVGVNTGPAVTQFELQPAVGVKVSKITTLEKDLALALAAHSIRIEAPIPGKSVVGIEIPNSAISIVGMRDVIESAGFENSKGKLKLPFGEDVSGQAVVAGMERMPHLLVAGSTGSGKSVAINCFVCALLMKHTPEDLKFIMVDPKTVELIVYNHIPHLLSPVVTELERVVPTLKWAVKEMERRYKVFAKHGFRNLESYKQAARRRADLEPMPYIVIIIDELADLMMMAPDEVETLICRLAQMARATGIHLIIATQRPSVDVVTGLIKANFPSRIAFAVTSQIDSRVILDMNGAEQLLGRGDMLYMAADAAKPIRVQGTYVSDSEVERIVTFWRNARPPEQLAASSQQPAARVAARPGDNQPAAAPGSKHAELKGPGEFLSVDEQDELLPAAIKLVKQHQRASASLLQRRLRIGYSKAAQLIELLEQQGVVGPAEDGRSREVLIDED; encoded by the coding sequence ATGGCCAATCGCACATCGACGAGCCGCAAACCGGCCGCGCCGCGCAGCCGTAAGCCCGCAGCGCGCAAGCGCCCGGCCGCGCCGCCCGCATTTGAGTTCTCGCTGCGGCCCGAGCATCAGCGCGAGCTATTTGCGCTAGGGCTGATCACGGTTGCAGCCATCACAATTGTGTTCTTCCTCACCGGCGCGGCCGGCGCGATCGGCACAACCTGGGTGGTGCTGACCCAGCGCCTGCTTGGCTGGGGCGCGCTGCTGGTGCCGCTCGCGCTGGGCCTGCTGGGCGTGGCGATCCTCTGGCAAGAGCGCCGCGAGGATCTTCAGCTTACCGGTGCCACCGTGCTGGGCACGCTGCTGCTGCTGGCCGCGCTGCTGGCGCTGCTCGAGTTCGCGCTGGGTGTGCGCACCGACGAGGCCGATCAGGTCGGCAAGGGCGGGGGGCTGGTCGGCTATTCGCTGCTCCAGCTGGCGCTGCTGATCGGCCGGCCGGCCACATTCCTGGTGTACTGCGTGCTCGGGCTGGCCGGCGTGTTGCTGACTTTCAATATTACGCTGCGCGAGCTGGTTACCGGCATGCGCGACGGTATTGCGCGCTTCTGGGTGACGATCTGGAGCACGCCGGGCAGCCGGGCAGCCGATCCGAGCACGGCCGGCGCACGCGCGCTGCCGCCCGCTGTCGATACGCCGCCGTTCGTGCCGCCGCCTGGCCTCGACGAGATTGTGCCCACGCCGATCGCTGCCCGGCCAACCCGCGCCAGCCTGTTCGACCGGCCCGAGGCCAAGGTCAAGCCGGCCATGCCGCCGAAGGAATCGCCCGCGCAGGCCAAGCCCGGCGCCAACACCCTGCTGACCAGCCTGCTCACCGGTGCGCCGGCCCACCCGGCCGCGCCACCAGCCGGCGTGGTGCAAGAGCCGCTCGAGGGCTTCGAGGTGCCGGCCACACACCACGCCTGGCCGCTGCCAACGCCCGAGCTGCTCGAGAGCTATGTCTCGGGTTCGATCACCGACGACGAGCTGAAGCTGAAGTCGCGCCTGATCGAGGATACCCTGGCGAGCTTCAAGGTCGAGGCCCAGGTGGTGGGCGTCAACACCGGCCCGGCAGTCACGCAGTTCGAGCTGCAGCCGGCCGTCGGCGTGAAGGTCAGCAAGATCACCACGCTCGAGAAAGACCTGGCGCTGGCGCTGGCCGCGCACTCGATCCGGATCGAGGCGCCCATCCCCGGCAAGTCGGTGGTTGGCATCGAGATCCCCAACTCGGCGATCTCGATCGTGGGCATGCGCGACGTGATCGAAAGCGCCGGGTTCGAGAACTCGAAGGGTAAGCTCAAGCTGCCCTTCGGCGAGGATGTGTCGGGCCAGGCGGTGGTGGCCGGTATGGAGCGGATGCCGCACCTGCTGGTGGCCGGCAGCACCGGCAGCGGCAAGAGCGTCGCGATCAACTGCTTCGTGTGCGCGCTGCTGATGAAGCACACCCCCGAGGATCTCAAGTTCATCATGGTCGACCCGAAGACGGTCGAGCTGATCGTGTACAATCACATCCCGCACCTGCTCTCGCCGGTGGTCACCGAGCTCGAGCGGGTGGTGCCGACGCTCAAGTGGGCCGTGAAAGAGATGGAGCGGCGCTACAAGGTGTTCGCTAAGCACGGCTTCCGCAACCTCGAGAGCTATAAGCAGGCCGCGCGGCGCCGCGCCGACCTCGAGCCGATGCCGTATATTGTGATTATTATCGACGAGCTGGCCGACTTGATGATGATGGCGCCCGACGAGGTCGAGACGCTGATCTGCCGCCTGGCGCAGATGGCGCGTGCCACCGGCATCCACCTGATCATCGCCACTCAGCGCCCCTCGGTTGATGTGGTTACCGGCCTGATCAAGGCCAACTTCCCCTCGCGCATCGCCTTCGCGGTCACGTCGCAGATCGACTCGCGCGTAATCCTCGATATGAACGGCGCTGAGCAGCTGCTTGGCCGCGGCGATATGCTGTATATGGCCGCCGACGCCGCCAAGCCCATCCGCGTCCAGGGCACCTATGTCTCCGACTCCGAGGTCGAGCGGATTGTGACGTTCTGGCGCAACGCGCGCCCGCCCGAGCAGCTTGCCGCCAGCAGCCAGCAGCCGGCGGCCAGGGTCGCCGCGCGGCCAGGCGATAATCAGCCGGCGGCTGCGCCCGGCTCAAAACACGCAGAGCTGAAAGGCCCTGGCGAGTTCCTGAGCGTCGATGAGCAGGACGAGCTATTGCCGGCGGCGATCAAGCTGGTGAAGCAGCACCAGCGCGCTTCGGCCTCGCTGCTCCAGCGGCGCCTGCGCATCGGCTACAGCAAGGCTGCCCAGCTGATCGAGCTGCTCGAGCAGCAAGGCGTGGTCGGCCCGGCCGAGGATGGCCGCTCGCGCGAGGTGCTGATCGACGAGGATTAG
- a CDS encoding dipeptidase: protein MSDTNLLPIFDGHNDVLLELYNRARGADVTFFSHSEQGHLDLPRARAGGFAGGFFAVFLPPDPSQPAPAEPADSAADRRSMPLPPPLELGYAQRTTMGMAGLLFQIEAQSHGQVRVVRTTDELAACLHSGVLAAILHFEGAEAIDPELSALEVFYQAGLRSLGPVWSRQNAFAQGVPFRFPHSPDIGPGLTEAGRDLIRACNRLGIMIDLSHINEQGFWDVARLTTAPLVATHSNVHAICPSPRNLTDRQLDAIKESDGMVGLNFFVGFLREDGANDAATPLEVMVRHIDYLAERVGIDRVGFGSDFDGAKVPHALGDAAGLPKLVAALRAHGYDDTALRKIAHENWLRVLRKTWKA from the coding sequence ATGAGCGATACCAATCTGCTGCCGATCTTCGACGGCCACAACGATGTGCTGCTCGAGCTGTACAATCGTGCCCGCGGCGCGGATGTGACGTTTTTCAGCCACAGTGAGCAAGGCCACCTCGATCTACCACGCGCGCGCGCGGGCGGCTTCGCAGGTGGCTTCTTCGCGGTGTTCCTGCCGCCCGACCCTAGCCAGCCTGCGCCGGCCGAGCCAGCCGACTCGGCCGCCGACCGGCGCAGCATGCCGCTGCCGCCGCCGCTCGAGCTAGGCTATGCCCAGCGCACAACCATGGGCATGGCCGGGCTGCTATTCCAGATCGAGGCACAGTCGCACGGCCAGGTGCGCGTGGTGCGCACTACCGATGAGCTGGCCGCCTGCTTGCACAGCGGGGTGCTGGCGGCGATCTTGCACTTCGAGGGCGCCGAGGCGATCGATCCCGAGCTGAGCGCGCTTGAGGTGTTCTACCAGGCCGGCTTGCGCTCGCTCGGGCCGGTGTGGAGCCGTCAGAATGCGTTTGCCCAGGGCGTGCCGTTTCGCTTCCCGCATTCGCCCGATATTGGGCCAGGCCTGACTGAGGCCGGGCGCGATCTGATCCGCGCCTGCAATCGGCTCGGCATCATGATCGATCTCTCGCATATCAACGAGCAGGGCTTCTGGGATGTGGCCCGGCTTACCACCGCGCCGCTGGTCGCTACCCACTCGAACGTCCACGCGATCTGCCCCAGCCCACGCAACCTGACCGACCGCCAGCTCGATGCGATCAAAGAGTCCGATGGGATGGTCGGCCTGAACTTCTTCGTGGGCTTCTTGCGCGAGGATGGCGCGAACGACGCCGCGACGCCGCTCGAGGTGATGGTGCGCCACATCGACTACCTGGCCGAGCGAGTGGGCATCGACCGGGTCGGCTTCGGATCGGACTTCGACGGCGCCAAGGTGCCGCACGCGCTGGGCGATGCCGCCGGCCTGCCGAAGCTGGTGGCGGCCCTGCGCGCGCATGGCTACGACGACACAGCGCTGCGCAAGATCGCCCACGAGAACTGGCTACGGGTGCTGCGCAAGACCTGGAAGGCCTGA
- a CDS encoding response regulator: MAHILLVEDAPDNRNIAELILLDAGHTVVSVADGVSAISTAAHVQPDLILMDLSLPYLDGWEATRQLKANPATCAIPVIAFTAHALPTDIARARAAGCDSVIAKPFEIAFFLSQINALVGPHAAERGAATRSGLPGLAQHP, from the coding sequence ATGGCGCACATCCTGCTCGTCGAAGATGCCCCCGACAACCGCAACATCGCCGAGCTGATCTTGCTCGACGCCGGCCATACCGTCGTTAGTGTGGCCGACGGAGTCAGTGCGATCAGCACGGCCGCTCACGTGCAGCCCGACCTGATTCTGATGGATCTCTCGCTGCCCTACCTTGATGGATGGGAGGCGACCCGCCAGCTGAAAGCCAACCCGGCCACATGTGCGATCCCGGTGATCGCGTTCACCGCACACGCGCTGCCAACCGACATCGCGCGCGCACGCGCGGCCGGCTGCGACTCGGTGATCGCCAAGCCGTTCGAGATCGCCTTCTTCCTGAGCCAGATCAACGCGCTGGTCGGCCCGCACGCGGCCGAGCGTGGGGCGGCTACCCGTTCAGGCCTTCCAGGTCTTGCGCAGCACCCGTAG